A section of the Larus michahellis chromosome 1, bLarMic1.1, whole genome shotgun sequence genome encodes:
- the TAB3 gene encoding TGF-beta-activated kinase 1 and MAP3K7-binding protein 3 isoform X3 — MAQGSQQLDVQVLHDLRQRFPEIPEGVVSQCMLQNNNNLDACCRALAQESNKYLYMEYHSPDDTRMNRNSLLHINLGIHPHTSYHAGDGAQLNGGRTLVHSSSDGHIDPQRTAGKQLICLVQEPHSAPAVVAASPSYNPFFMNDQNRNAATPPPQPPPQPSSIQPGMNTSAMQGPPPTYMHIPRYSTNPITVTVSQNLPSGQSVPRALQILPQIPSNLYGTPGSIYIRQTSQSSSGRQTPQNTQWHSSPQGPVPHYTPRPLPVYPHQQNYQPSQYSPKQPQIPQSAFRSPPPSQCPSPFGSPQHQVQPPQLGHQSSHVFMPPSPSTVPPHPYQQASQTFQKQGGHSVSYLPPFAGPSLSKGSMNKIEITVEPPQRPGTAMNRSPSPISNQPSQRNQHPLYTATTPPSSSPSRVDQEERSAAPEPIQPISVIPGSGGEKGSHKYQRSSSSGSDDYAYTQALLLHQRARMERLAKELKIEKEELERLKAEVNGMEHDLMQRRLRRVSCTTAIPTSEEMTRLRSLNRQLQINVDCTLKEVDLLQSRGNFDPKATCNFYDNIEPGPVVPPKPYKKEHQTSSKQTPRTQPRDEDFEGAPWNCDSCTFLNHPALNRCEQCEMPR, encoded by the exons ATGGCGCAGGGCAGTCAACAACTCGACGTGCAGGTACTCCATGATCTCCGGCAACGTTTCCCTGAGATACCTGAAGGGGTGGTATCTCAGTGTATGCTTCAG AACAACAACAACCTAGATGCCTGTTGTCGAGCCCTCGCACAGGAGAGCAACAAATACTTATATATGGAGTACCATAGTCCTGATGACACCAGAATGAATAGAAATAGCCTTTTGCACATTAATCTGGGTATTCATCCTCATACCAGCTATCATGCAGGGGATGGAGCTCAACTTAATGGTGGTCGTACACTGGTACACAGTTCAAGCGATGGACATATTGATCCACAACGCACAGCAGGTAAACAGCTGATATGCTTAGTTCAAGAACCACATTCTGCTCCCGCTGTTGTGGCAGCTTCTCCTAGTTACAATCCATTTTTCATGAATGACCAGAATAGAAATGCAGCTACTCCTCCTCCACAGCCACCTCCACAGCCATCTTCCATACAACCAGGAATGAACACGTCTGCTATGCAAGGCCCTCCTCCCACGTATATGCACATACCTCGGTACAGTACAAATCCCATTACTGTTACAGTATCACAAAACCTCCCCTCTGGACAGAGTGTACCCAGAGCTCTACAAATTCTTCCACAGATTCCAAGCAATCTTTATGGGACTCCTGGCTCTATTTATATAAGACAAACATCTCAAAGTTCTTCAGGACGACAGACTCCTCAGAATACACAGTGGCATTCATCGCCACAGGGCCCAGTTCCACATTATACTCCCCGTCCTCTACCTGTGTATCCACATCAACAGAACTATCAACCTTCTCAGTATTCTCCTAAACAACCCCAGATCCCTCAGTCAGCTTTTCGATCACCACCGCCATCCCAGTGTCCCTCTCCCTTTGGCTCGCCTCAACACCAAGTTCAACCTCCTCAGTTGGGTCATCAGAGTTCACATGTTTTCATGCCTCCTAGTCCTTCAACTGTCCCACCTCATCCATATCAGCAAGCATCCCAGACTTTTCAAAAACAGGGCGGTCACTCTGTATCGTATCTTCCTCCTTTTGCTGGACCTAGTTTATCCAAAGGTTCCatgaataaaatagaaattacagTTGAGCCACCGCAAAGGCCTGGGACTGCAATGAACAGAAGTCCTTCACCAATAAGTAATCAGCCATCTCAACGAAACCAGCACCCGCTGTATACAGCCACTACTCCTCCTTCAAGCTCTCCATCAAGAG TGGACCAAGAAGAGCGTTCTGCAGCACCAGAGCCGATTCAGCCTATTTCTGTAATCCCAGGatctggaggagaaaaaggaagccaTAAGTATCAGAGGAGTTCTAGTTCTGGATCAGACGACTATGCTTACACTCAAG CCTTGCTGTTACATCAACGAGCAAGGATGGAGAGATTAGCAAAGGAACTGAAGATAGAGAAAGAAGAGCTTGAACGCCTAAAAGCCGAAGTCAATGGTATGGAGCATGATCTAATGCAGAGGCGGCTTCGAAGAGTTAGCTGTACAACTGCAATTCCAACA TCTGAGGAAATGACCAGATTGAGAAGCCTCAACAGACAGCTTCAGATAAATGTTGACTGTACACTGAAAGAAGTTGATCTCCTTCAATCTAGAG GGAACTTTGATCCGAAAGCCACGTGTAACTTCTATGATAACATAGAGCCTGGTCCTGTTGTGCCACCAAAGCCATATAAAAAGG
- the TAB3 gene encoding TGF-beta-activated kinase 1 and MAP3K7-binding protein 3 isoform X2 yields MAQGSQQLDVQVLHDLRQRFPEIPEGVVSQCMLQNNNNLDACCRALAQESNKYLYMEYHSPDDTRMNRNSLLHINLGIHPHTSYHAGDGAQLNGGRTLVHSSSDGHIDPQRTAGKQLICLVQEPHSAPAVVAASPSYNPFFMNDQNRNAATPPPQPPPQPSSIQPGMNTSAMQGPPPTYMHIPRYSTNPITVTVSQNLPSGQSVPRALQILPQIPSNLYGTPGSIYIRQTSQSSSGRQTPQNTQWHSSPQGPVPHYTPRPLPVYPHQQNYQPSQYSPKQPQIPQSAFRSPPPSQCPSPFGSPQHQVQPPQLGHQSSHVFMPPSPSTVPPHPYQQASQTFQKQGGHSVSYLPPFAGPSLSKGSMNKIEITVEPPQRPGTAMNRSPSPISNQPSQRNQHPLYTATTPPSSSPSRVGRAPTENLLNLVDQEERSAAPEPIQPISVIPGSGGEKGSHKYQRSSSSGSDDYAYTQALLLHQRARMERLAKELKIEKEELERLKAEVNGMEHDLMQRRLRRVSCTTAIPTSEEMTRLRSLNRQLQINVDCTLKEVDLLQSRGNFDPKATCNFYDNIEPGPVVPPKPYKKEHQTSSKQTPRTQPRDEDFEGAPWNCDSCTFLNHPALNRCEQCEMPR; encoded by the exons ATGGCGCAGGGCAGTCAACAACTCGACGTGCAGGTACTCCATGATCTCCGGCAACGTTTCCCTGAGATACCTGAAGGGGTGGTATCTCAGTGTATGCTTCAG AACAACAACAACCTAGATGCCTGTTGTCGAGCCCTCGCACAGGAGAGCAACAAATACTTATATATGGAGTACCATAGTCCTGATGACACCAGAATGAATAGAAATAGCCTTTTGCACATTAATCTGGGTATTCATCCTCATACCAGCTATCATGCAGGGGATGGAGCTCAACTTAATGGTGGTCGTACACTGGTACACAGTTCAAGCGATGGACATATTGATCCACAACGCACAGCAGGTAAACAGCTGATATGCTTAGTTCAAGAACCACATTCTGCTCCCGCTGTTGTGGCAGCTTCTCCTAGTTACAATCCATTTTTCATGAATGACCAGAATAGAAATGCAGCTACTCCTCCTCCACAGCCACCTCCACAGCCATCTTCCATACAACCAGGAATGAACACGTCTGCTATGCAAGGCCCTCCTCCCACGTATATGCACATACCTCGGTACAGTACAAATCCCATTACTGTTACAGTATCACAAAACCTCCCCTCTGGACAGAGTGTACCCAGAGCTCTACAAATTCTTCCACAGATTCCAAGCAATCTTTATGGGACTCCTGGCTCTATTTATATAAGACAAACATCTCAAAGTTCTTCAGGACGACAGACTCCTCAGAATACACAGTGGCATTCATCGCCACAGGGCCCAGTTCCACATTATACTCCCCGTCCTCTACCTGTGTATCCACATCAACAGAACTATCAACCTTCTCAGTATTCTCCTAAACAACCCCAGATCCCTCAGTCAGCTTTTCGATCACCACCGCCATCCCAGTGTCCCTCTCCCTTTGGCTCGCCTCAACACCAAGTTCAACCTCCTCAGTTGGGTCATCAGAGTTCACATGTTTTCATGCCTCCTAGTCCTTCAACTGTCCCACCTCATCCATATCAGCAAGCATCCCAGACTTTTCAAAAACAGGGCGGTCACTCTGTATCGTATCTTCCTCCTTTTGCTGGACCTAGTTTATCCAAAGGTTCCatgaataaaatagaaattacagTTGAGCCACCGCAAAGGCCTGGGACTGCAATGAACAGAAGTCCTTCACCAATAAGTAATCAGCCATCTCAACGAAACCAGCACCCGCTGTATACAGCCACTACTCCTCCTTCAAGCTCTCCATCAAGAG tagGTCGAGCACCGACTGAGAATCTTTTAAATTTAGTGGACCAAGAAGAGCGTTCTGCAGCACCAGAGCCGATTCAGCCTATTTCTGTAATCCCAGGatctggaggagaaaaaggaagccaTAAGTATCAGAGGAGTTCTAGTTCTGGATCAGACGACTATGCTTACACTCAAG CCTTGCTGTTACATCAACGAGCAAGGATGGAGAGATTAGCAAAGGAACTGAAGATAGAGAAAGAAGAGCTTGAACGCCTAAAAGCCGAAGTCAATGGTATGGAGCATGATCTAATGCAGAGGCGGCTTCGAAGAGTTAGCTGTACAACTGCAATTCCAACA TCTGAGGAAATGACCAGATTGAGAAGCCTCAACAGACAGCTTCAGATAAATGTTGACTGTACACTGAAAGAAGTTGATCTCCTTCAATCTAGAG GGAACTTTGATCCGAAAGCCACGTGTAACTTCTATGATAACATAGAGCCTGGTCCTGTTGTGCCACCAAAGCCATATAAAAAGG
- the TAB3 gene encoding TGF-beta-activated kinase 1 and MAP3K7-binding protein 3 isoform X1, translated as MAQGSQQLDVQVLHDLRQRFPEIPEGVVSQCMLQNNNNLDACCRALAQESNKYLYMEYHSPDDTRMNRNSLLHINLGIHPHTSYHAGDGAQLNGGRTLVHSSSDGHIDPQRTAGKQLICLVQEPHSAPAVVAASPSYNPFFMNDQNRNAATPPPQPPPQPSSIQPGMNTSAMQGPPPTYMHIPRYSTNPITVTVSQNLPSGQSVPRALQILPQIPSNLYGTPGSIYIRQTSQSSSGRQTPQNTQWHSSPQGPVPHYTPRPLPVYPHQQNYQPSQYSPKQPQIPQSAFRSPPPSQCPSPFGSPQHQVQPPQLGHQSSHVFMPPSPSTVPPHPYQQASQTFQKQGGHSVSYLPPFAGPSLSKGSMNKIEITVEPPQRPGTAMNRSPSPISNQPSQRNQHPLYTATTPPSSSPSRGMSGQPKPPFSVNPVYITYTQPTGPTGAPTQSPRVMVSQPNPTIFKITVGRAPTENLLNLVDQEERSAAPEPIQPISVIPGSGGEKGSHKYQRSSSSGSDDYAYTQALLLHQRARMERLAKELKIEKEELERLKAEVNGMEHDLMQRRLRRVSCTTAIPTSEEMTRLRSLNRQLQINVDCTLKEVDLLQSRGNFDPKATCNFYDNIEPGPVVPPKPYKKEHQTSSKQTPRTQPRDEDFEGAPWNCDSCTFLNHPALNRCEQCEMPR; from the exons ATGGCGCAGGGCAGTCAACAACTCGACGTGCAGGTACTCCATGATCTCCGGCAACGTTTCCCTGAGATACCTGAAGGGGTGGTATCTCAGTGTATGCTTCAG AACAACAACAACCTAGATGCCTGTTGTCGAGCCCTCGCACAGGAGAGCAACAAATACTTATATATGGAGTACCATAGTCCTGATGACACCAGAATGAATAGAAATAGCCTTTTGCACATTAATCTGGGTATTCATCCTCATACCAGCTATCATGCAGGGGATGGAGCTCAACTTAATGGTGGTCGTACACTGGTACACAGTTCAAGCGATGGACATATTGATCCACAACGCACAGCAGGTAAACAGCTGATATGCTTAGTTCAAGAACCACATTCTGCTCCCGCTGTTGTGGCAGCTTCTCCTAGTTACAATCCATTTTTCATGAATGACCAGAATAGAAATGCAGCTACTCCTCCTCCACAGCCACCTCCACAGCCATCTTCCATACAACCAGGAATGAACACGTCTGCTATGCAAGGCCCTCCTCCCACGTATATGCACATACCTCGGTACAGTACAAATCCCATTACTGTTACAGTATCACAAAACCTCCCCTCTGGACAGAGTGTACCCAGAGCTCTACAAATTCTTCCACAGATTCCAAGCAATCTTTATGGGACTCCTGGCTCTATTTATATAAGACAAACATCTCAAAGTTCTTCAGGACGACAGACTCCTCAGAATACACAGTGGCATTCATCGCCACAGGGCCCAGTTCCACATTATACTCCCCGTCCTCTACCTGTGTATCCACATCAACAGAACTATCAACCTTCTCAGTATTCTCCTAAACAACCCCAGATCCCTCAGTCAGCTTTTCGATCACCACCGCCATCCCAGTGTCCCTCTCCCTTTGGCTCGCCTCAACACCAAGTTCAACCTCCTCAGTTGGGTCATCAGAGTTCACATGTTTTCATGCCTCCTAGTCCTTCAACTGTCCCACCTCATCCATATCAGCAAGCATCCCAGACTTTTCAAAAACAGGGCGGTCACTCTGTATCGTATCTTCCTCCTTTTGCTGGACCTAGTTTATCCAAAGGTTCCatgaataaaatagaaattacagTTGAGCCACCGCAAAGGCCTGGGACTGCAATGAACAGAAGTCCTTCACCAATAAGTAATCAGCCATCTCAACGAAACCAGCACCCGCTGTATACAGCCACTACTCCTCCTTCAAGCTCTCCATCAAGAGGTATGTCAGGTCAGCCCAAACCTCCATTTAGTGTTAATCCGGTATATATTACCTACACTCAACCAACTGGACCTACAGGTGCACCAACACAGTCTCCTCGGGTAATGGTATCTCAGCCAAACCCaaccatttttaaaatcacagtagGTCGAGCACCGACTGAGAATCTTTTAAATTTAGTGGACCAAGAAGAGCGTTCTGCAGCACCAGAGCCGATTCAGCCTATTTCTGTAATCCCAGGatctggaggagaaaaaggaagccaTAAGTATCAGAGGAGTTCTAGTTCTGGATCAGACGACTATGCTTACACTCAAG CCTTGCTGTTACATCAACGAGCAAGGATGGAGAGATTAGCAAAGGAACTGAAGATAGAGAAAGAAGAGCTTGAACGCCTAAAAGCCGAAGTCAATGGTATGGAGCATGATCTAATGCAGAGGCGGCTTCGAAGAGTTAGCTGTACAACTGCAATTCCAACA TCTGAGGAAATGACCAGATTGAGAAGCCTCAACAGACAGCTTCAGATAAATGTTGACTGTACACTGAAAGAAGTTGATCTCCTTCAATCTAGAG GGAACTTTGATCCGAAAGCCACGTGTAACTTCTATGATAACATAGAGCCTGGTCCTGTTGTGCCACCAAAGCCATATAAAAAGG